The Marivirga salinae DNA window CCTTTGAAAACCTCCTATGTATTTTTCGGTTTTTTAGATCTTCAACTTCTCTTTCAAATTGATAGGCTGATTGGTTTATAGAAGCAGAATCATCTACATTAATGGTAAAATAAAAAGGAAATAGATTTGATTGGTTTGTATCCAAATTATTGAAGAAATCTTCCTCCATGGAGGATTGAAAACTTAGTTCACTTAATTCATATTTGACTTGTGACTGAGCAAAAGAAAGAAAGGTGAAGAAAATAAGGCTTCCGCTGATGAATAATTTTAACATTGGTGATTCAGTAATGTGTAAGAATACTAACTTTCAGACTAATGTATTGATAATTCTTGAGCCATTAAAACCCTCTGAGAAATAATTTAAAATATAGTTTTAAATCTTCCTTAACCATTCTTCCACTGTTGGCGCAAGCGTGTCACTTGTGCCAAATGACATTATTAAAATTTATCGTCCCCACTAGGACTGATTTTAAAACATATTCTATATCCCCAACCCAAAATCCTCCCAAACTTCCTAAGTTTGTACCCTAATGCCAGCAAAAACAGTTTTAACCATAGGAATTTTAGCGCATGTAGATGCAGGGAAAACCTCTTTGACGGAGTGCTTACTACACCAGGCGGGTGCCACTAAAGCACAAGGCAGTGTAGATAAAGGTTCTGCTATCACAGATGGCTTGGCACTGGAGAAAAGCAGGGGGATTTCCATCAAAGCGGCTTCCGTTAATTTTAGCTGGAAACAAACGCAATTCCAATTGGTGGACACCCCGGGCCATATTGATTTTGCGGCAGAAGTAGATCGGGCGCTTTCCATTTTGGATGCGGTGATCTTAGTAGTTTCAGCTAAAGAAGGTGTTCAAGCCCATACCTTAAATTTATGGGAAAGTTTGAAGGAGCGTAATCTGCCTGTCATCATTTTCTTTAATAAAATCGATAGAGATGGTGTTTTCCCGGAGCAGGTTTTTGCTGATTTTCAGAAAGAATTAGACGCTAGGCTTTTTGCTTTGAATCTTTCTGATTTATCGGATTCCAATCAAGTGCATGTAGTACCTTTTGAAGCTTGTAGTGATCATGCAGATCATGCAATTATTGATCATTCCCTAGAAAATTTAGCCGAATGTGATGAGGCTTTTTTGGAAAAATACTTAGAAGGAACTATAGGCGAAATGTCCACTATTTTGGCGCAAGCCTTGCCACATATTCAAAATGGCAGTCTTTATCCTGTGCTATTTGGAAGTGCTAAGTTAGGTCTCGGCATTGATGGGTTATTGGACCAGTTGGATAAACTGATTCCTCCTCCGCAACATTACTTTTCTTCGCCAGCTGCCAAGGTTTTTAAAGTCGAGTTCCACGAAAAATTGGGGAGGCTCGCTTATATCAAATCTTATGGAGGCCTGCTGAAAACCAAAGACAGCATTCCGTCTCAAGAGATGGGCAAAGACATTAAAATCAACCAAATCTTTAAAGCAGAAGCTGGTGGATTGGAGCAAGTAGCAGAACTCCATCAGGGAGAAATCGGTTTGATTACCACTTCTGATATTATCCTGGCGGGAGATATTTTGGGCAATGAAAAACTCGCGGATTCCTTTTCCAAAATCAGTAATGCCGTATTGGCGGTAGAGGCAAAAGCCGTAGAAGAGAAAGATTATCAAAAGTTAGGAGAAGCATTAGAGATTCTCAATTTGGAAGATCCCATTTTGGATTTTAAATGGTTTAAGGAAGAAAGAGAATTTCACATCAAAATTCTAGGCCCTATTCAAACCGAGGTCTTGAAAGACAGCCTAAGCCAAAGATGGGGAATTGAAGCAGAATTCCTTCCGCCAAAAGTGATTTATAAAGAAACGCCTACTCAATCAGCCGAAGGCTTTGTCCGCTATTGGATGCCAAAACCATGCTGGGCGATTATGACATTTCTGATAGAGCCAGGAGAATCGGGCAGTGGTGTGAGCTTTGAAAACAAAGTCCGCACGAGCGATATCAGTCAAAAATACATTAATGAAGTAAAGCGCGCCATTCCGTGGACGTTGAAACAAGGTTTGCATGGCTATGAAGTAACGGACATCAAAATCACATTGATCAAAGGTGAAGAACATAATGTACACTCCAACCCGGGCGACTTTTTATTAGCCACGCCTATGGGAATCATGCGTGGATTGGAAAATGCAGGAACCGATCTTTTGGAACCTATGTATGCCTTTGAAATCAAAGCGCATCAGGAATATCTTGGGGCAGTCTCCAGTGATTTAAGTCAAATGCGGGCCACTTTGGAAAGTCCTCTTTTTGATGGGGAGTTTTTCATCATGAAAGGTCGGGTTGCGGTAGCCGAAGCGATGGATTATGCCATCCAATTCAATGCCACCACTTCTGGCAAAGGCCGACTAAAACTCAGTCTGGATGGCTATGAAAAAACCACACTAACAGAAGATAAAACCCGTCCCTACAAAGGTGTTTCCCCACTTGATGAATCGCAATGGATCTTGCATATGCGTGGTGCTTTTAAGGCGGATGAGAGGATGATGGGTTAGTAGGTTAATGTCTAGTTAGTCCAAGCGGACGCTTGAACCAGGTAATAAATTGGCTTGAACCTGTACTAAATTGAAACTAACTACAATTGCCTACCATAGCCCAAGCTTTTGCTTTATGCAGTTTATTCAACAGCTACTTCTCCAATCACTTCTAAACATGTAATATAAACCTGTTCTCCTACCATACAGATACTTCCCATTTCTTCGGCAGGTTCAAAGCCTAAACGTACGCGCTGACCATCTACGAATTGAAAATCCCACAATGGATCTTCGGTAGCTTCTTTCGGAAGCGGTGGAGTAGCACACCAGCCCCAACGCCACATAGGCTCTAAATAATCACCATTGTCAAGTTGGAAAACAAAACCACAACCATCCAAGCCTTCTAAGTCCACTACCGTTGCGGTATAAGTACAATCTTGGGAAATTTTTGCTTCTTCCGGTTCGCAAGCTAAAACGCTTAGCAATATTACCATTACTGCTATTATTCTGTTCATTTTATTTGAGGTTAAGATACTTCAAAGACACTTTATGGATTTAATAGGTTGGAATTTTTTTAAATATGAAATATCAGAGACCTTAAAATCAAAAATCTGTGAGGCATGCCTTTAAAGCATTGCAATATTAAAAATAACTGGAATAACCCAAGTAGTGGTTTGTGTTTGATTCTAGAATTATACAGATTTAATATACCCTCATTTCTTTCCTACCAAATAATAAAATTTCATTTCTTTCCAATTGCATTTTTCTCCATTTTTAAAGAAATTAAAATTTCAACCAAAACAGTTTCAACCAGTATGTCCCATAAATTTCAGAACAAGTACCGCATAGCAACTGCTAGATTAAAAAATTGGGATTATGGCAGCAATGCCACCTATTTCGTAACCATCTGCACCAAAAACAGACAACATTTTTTCGGTGAAATCAGGAATCAGAAAATGTTTTTAAATGATATCGGAAAAATGGTAGAATTCGAATGGTTAAAATCATTCGAATTACGACCCGATATGAATTTGTATATGGGTGAATATCAGGTAATGCCCAATCATTTTCATGGGATTGTGGGGATTGGGGAAAATCGGTATAATACGATAAACGGTATGAACCGTGATTGTAGAGACGCCATGCATGGCGTCTCTACCCCCATCCACAAACCAACCCACGCCCCCACGCACAATCCCAATAAATTCGGCCCACAATCCAAAAATTTGGGTTCCATTATGCGTGGATTTAAATCTGCGGTGACCGTTGGTGCACGATTGATTAATCCTGATTTTGGATGGCAGGAACGTTTTCATGATCATATTATCCGTGATAAACGATCATTTATTCGTATTTCGGAATACATTAAAAATAACCCCAAAAATTGGCGGGATGATCGGTTTTGGTAATAACCGTTTTTACCCCAACACAACCCCAACCCCAATCATCTCCAACAAATATGGATTATGATCAATGATTATAATATCATTGGTAAAGACGCGATGCATCGCGTCTCCACCATGCATCCCGTCTTTACCAACAATCTTATTCAGAATACCATACAACAAATCAATATCCGCATAATGCAAACCAGTGCTGGGTTCATCTAAAATATATAGGGTGTTTTTCGTTGGCTTTTGGAGCCAGTTCAACAATAACAGCCTTTGCTTTTCACCAGAAGAAAGGGACTGCACCGGCTGGTCTAAACGGAGGTGTGCCAAGCCGATTTTTTCAAGTTGATTAATCAATTGGAGGCTTTTTGAAGATGGCCTTTCCTCTGCTAACCAATCTTTTAATTCCATTAAATTCATTGCTAAAACATCTGCAATAGATGCCGACCGAACGCTATGCTCCAGAATTTGATTTTGATAACGTTGTCCTTTGCAAACTTCACATTTTTCAATCGAATTGGCGGCTACATCCAGACTAGTTTCCACATATCCTTTTCCTTTGCAATTTGGGCACTGACTACTTTTTGATTTATAGGAAAAGTCCTGAGCTTTTAGGCCTGTTTCTTTTGCAAAAACCTTGGTAACATCCTTTAGCAGATCTAAATAATCCACCAATAAAGTGGCAGCATATGTCCTGAGCTTTTTGGACTCAAAATAATGTACCTCTTTATATTTTTTAGGAAATTCAATGCTTTCACAGTTTACCGGTTTCCCTTGCTGAATACTTGGCATCAGGATATCTTTCACCAAAGTGGTTTTCCCTATACCTGATTTTCCTGAAATAGCGGTAATACCCTCAACCGGCACATTCAATTCATCTTTGACAAGCGTATGTTTCGATAATTTTCGGATAGCAATATATTCCTTTCCATCTGAAAGTTTAATTGGAATTGATTTAGTTTTCAAAAAAGGATGGCAATCGGGTTCTTTCAGGAAATCTTGAGGGCTTCCCTGATAGTTAATATATCCACCCAACTTTCCGGCTTTAGGCCCCAGTTGAACCAGCTGATCAGCCGCCAATATAATTTCTTTATTGTGCTCAATCACAATCACCGTATTGCCTTTTTTAATCAGGTGTTTTAGAATTTGGATCAAATCGGGGATATTGTCATTTGACAAACCTGCAGAAGGCTCATCTAGCAAATAAGTGATGCCCTTAAGTGGACTATTTAACTGTTTGATCAATGCTACTCGTTGATTTTCCCCACCAGAAAGTGTGGCCGATTTTCGGTTCAGCTGAAGATGATCAATATGCAATTGTTTTGCTCGCTTGATGGTGTTGATTAAATGCGGTTCTATTTTCTCAATAAGCTTTTGATCTACCTCATCAAGTGTACCATCAGCAGAAAGCCATTTTTCTAAGCTTTTAAAATCCATTGATTTGATTTGGTGAATGGACTTGCTTGCAATTTGAAAAGTTAATCTTTCTGGTTTTAATCCGCTTCCCTCACAATGGCTGCACTCAGCAGGAGCAAAAAGTGCGGTTAAATGTGCTATATTTTTATTCTTCCTGGTCTTATAATATTCGGATTTTAGATAGTGAAAAAGACCTTCCCATTTCATACTTACTGCCTGTGTTCCTTGATTGGTTTTGGTTTTATAATTCCAATTGGCTTTCCAATCTTTATCGCCCGCACCATGGAAGATTATATTTTTTTGTTGATTGCTAAGTTCTTTAAAAGCCGTTTCCAAGCTGAATCCATTTTCCAGCCCTACCTCTTTTAATATTGCCATATATTGACTGCCTGCCTGACCATAATAGGCCAGTGCTTTATTATGCTCAAATAATCCTATGGCAATGCTTTTTTCCTCATCCAAGACGATTTTACCCAAATCAGGAAGCAATTCTTCCCCATAACCATCACAAACGGCACATTTTCCCAGTTCATGATTATTGGAAAAATGACTGGCTGACAACTCTTCTCCTTCATATTGTGCCTTTCTGGAAAAGGCAAAGCGCAAGATTTTATCTATACCCGTTTGCTTGGCAATATCAGAACGCTCGGAATAGCTTCTCTCCTTTCGCGTGATGCAAATGGTTGGAGTCAAGCCTGCAATATGCTCTACTTCAAACTGGAAATTTACACCTACTCTAGATTGTTGATAAGCCGAAAACTGTTTGGTCATTTCCTGCAGTCCATAGCCATGAAGCGTGTCAATCACCAATGAGGATTTACCCGAACCCGAAATTCCGGTGACTACAGATAATTGATTTTTCGGGAAATCGATATCTAAATCTTTTAGATGGTGAGTTCTTGCACCTCTGATGGAAATTTGGTCGGTTTTCTGGTCTGCTAATTCTTTGAAATCCACCGGTTCCGCTTTCTGTGCATTATCCACCAGCGTATCACAATCTGATTGAAAAAGCGGATGATTTTCAAAGCAAATAATTCCTGCCGTTTGCTTTTTCAATTCATGCAATGCCGCAAGTAGTTGTTTGACGTTTTGCTGATGTAATCCAATACTAGGTTCTTCTAGTAAAAGAATTGTATTTTTTGATGGCTTGGCAAAATGCTTGGTCAATTTAATTCGCTGCGCCTCCCCACCGGATAAAGTGTTGGAAGGTTGTCCCAATTTGATATACCCGAGTCCCAATTGCAGCATTAAAGACAGAATGGAAGTGATTTGATTTTCTTCAGAGAAGAATTCATAAGCTTCTTCAATGCTCAAATTATATATATCTGCGATATTTTTTTCGTTCCAATGCACTCGTAATACCTCAGGCTTAAATCGCTTGCCATTACAAACTGGGCAGATCTGGTTGATCGAGCCCATGACATTCATGGAAAGCGTGATAACCCCGGCCCCTTCACAGCTTTCACATCTACCACTTTTGTTATTAAAAGAAAAGGCTCCTTTTGCCAATTTTAATGATTTTGCCTCAGGAGTTTTCGCTAGCAAATCCCGTATTTTATCCGCCAAACCTGTATAAGTAGAAGGATTGCTTCGGGGCGTTTTGCCAATTGGTTGATCGGATACTGTGAGGAGGTTTAATTCTTCCTTTTCACAAAAATTGTTTATGATTTTAAGAAATTGAGGCGTCTTTCTGCTGACTACAGACAGACCCTTTGGCTTGGCTTGAAATTTGTCTTCAGATTCAGTTCTAGGTAACTCGATAAATTTTGTTTTGGCTGCTTTCAGTTCTGATAATGTTGGACTTGAAATATCATTGGAATTTAAAAAGTCCTGAAGTTTTCCATTAAAAACTATTTCTCCACCATGTACACCCGCTTCCGGTCCTAATTCCACAACCCAATCCGCAGACTGGATAAAATTGAGGTCATGTTCCACTACCATCACCGTATTTCCTCGGCTAATCAATCGCTTTAGGATATGACGCAAATAGAGTTGGTATTCTTCTGATAACCCAATGGATGGCTCATCAAAAACATATAAAATACCTTGTAAGCTGCTATTTACTTGCTTGATTAATTTGATTCGTTGTGCATCACCGGAGGAAATATCAGTACTTGGTGTACTTAATTGGTATTCTCCCATTCCCAATCGAATCAAATCATGCAATTGAATACAAATCTTATCAACCAATACTTTTTCTCCTGCTGATAAGTCTTGATTTTTCAATTGAGCATATAGATTATGCAGTGGAATCTCCATCCATCCCTGAAAATTCAATCCTTTCCATTCATACTTCAGATGCTCTGGTTTAATTCGTGCTCCCATGCAATCAGGGCAAGTTTCAGAGCTGACAAATTTGAGGATATTTTTATTTCTATCTCTTTTCAAGATGTCTTTCATAACCGAAAGTATTCCTTGATAAAAGTGTTCTTCACGTGGTTTTGCTTTGAAGCCTTCCCATCTGAGTCGCGATTCTAAATCATGCTTCCCATAAAATACTTTGATGCGATCGCTTCCATTTAAAATCACATCTTTTTGCTCATCCGTGAGCTCTTTCCATGGAATGTCCACACTAAAACCATGCGCTTTACAGACTTTGTTTAATTCCTCCACTGTTACCTGAGAATACACAATGTAACCAGTGGGCAAGGTGGTGACGATGGCACCTTCCCTCAAGGTTTTGTTTTCATCTCCGATCAACTTATCGAGATCAATATATTCTGCCTGACCAATTCCATGACATTTCTCACAGGCTCCTTTAGGATGATTAAAAGAAAAGAGGGATTTGCTCATGGTCTCATTAGCGGAATAGCGCGCAAATAAAATTCTGAAGATAGCTGTCAATTCGGAGAGCGTACCAAAAGTAGCATTGATGGACTGAAAACGCTTCGATTGTTCCACCTTAATAACTGGGGGCAAATACTGAATGTCATCCACCTCCGCAGTGGGTATTAATTGCCCATTCTGTTGCCCATAGGCAGGAAGACTCTCCAAAAAATAGCGATATCCTTCATTGGCAATTACGCCCATCGCCAAAGAGGATTTCCCCGATCCCGACAAACCGGTCACCACAATCAATTGGTTTTCAGGAATTGATAAGTTTATGTTTTTGAGATTATTTTGATGGGCGTTTACTATCTTCATAAATGCGATCCTTTTTTAGAGCTTGCTTTTGTAGGGTAAACTTAAAAAGATTTTGATGTTTTAGCTTAAGCCATTAATTAATCTATTTAGACTTTAAACTAAACCCCCTCATCTAAATAGATTAGTTTTGATTATGTGAGACATATTGGGTAACTTAATTATTTTATAAAAAATAACGTTTAATTATAATTTAAGAACTAAATTGAGCAGTTAGGGATATCTAATTTTTTAATAGTGTCATTATAAATAGGTTGGTTTTTTAGATATATGAATCAAATACAACTGGCAAATATTATTTTACAACAGTCTAGCGAGCCTCATTGGATGGTCGATAGTAATTATCATTTGGTCTATGCCAACAATGCCTTTCAAAGCTTTACAATGAAGGGGGGAGAAAAGCAATTGAATAAAATTGTTTTCTTGGGAAACATCAGCAAGGATCATAAAAGATCATGGAGAACATGTTATGATCGTGCGCTTAATGGAGAAAGAGTTGTAATAGAGGAGCAATTCGAAAATAAAAAAATAAACGAAACTCACTATTACCAAATAACTTTCGAACCAATAACTAATGGAGAAAATAAATATTTTGCAGTAGCATGCCACGCAAAAGAGATTAGCTTAGCTGAGAGTAATTTGGTGGCTAAGGACAGGCATATTATCCCACAAAGAACTAAAGAAAAAGAATTAAATAATTTATTTGAAACGATCCCAGGTATTCTCTGCCTTACGGACTTTAGCGGTAGAATCCTAAAGATAAATAAAGCTGGCTGCAGCCTTTTAGGTTACAAAGAAGAA harbors:
- a CDS encoding TetM/TetW/TetO/TetS family tetracycline resistance ribosomal protection protein, whose protein sequence is MPAKTVLTIGILAHVDAGKTSLTECLLHQAGATKAQGSVDKGSAITDGLALEKSRGISIKAASVNFSWKQTQFQLVDTPGHIDFAAEVDRALSILDAVILVVSAKEGVQAHTLNLWESLKERNLPVIIFFNKIDRDGVFPEQVFADFQKELDARLFALNLSDLSDSNQVHVVPFEACSDHADHAIIDHSLENLAECDEAFLEKYLEGTIGEMSTILAQALPHIQNGSLYPVLFGSAKLGLGIDGLLDQLDKLIPPPQHYFSSPAAKVFKVEFHEKLGRLAYIKSYGGLLKTKDSIPSQEMGKDIKINQIFKAEAGGLEQVAELHQGEIGLITTSDIILAGDILGNEKLADSFSKISNAVLAVEAKAVEEKDYQKLGEALEILNLEDPILDFKWFKEEREFHIKILGPIQTEVLKDSLSQRWGIEAEFLPPKVIYKETPTQSAEGFVRYWMPKPCWAIMTFLIEPGESGSGVSFENKVRTSDISQKYINEVKRAIPWTLKQGLHGYEVTDIKITLIKGEEHNVHSNPGDFLLATPMGIMRGLENAGTDLLEPMYAFEIKAHQEYLGAVSSDLSQMRATLESPLFDGEFFIMKGRVAVAEAMDYAIQFNATTSGKGRLKLSLDGYEKTTLTEDKTRPYKGVSPLDESQWILHMRGAFKADERMMG
- a CDS encoding transposase, translating into MPLKHCNIKNNWNNPSSGLCLILELYRFNIPSFLSYQIIKFHFFPIAFFSIFKEIKISTKTVSTSMSHKFQNKYRIATARLKNWDYGSNATYFVTICTKNRQHFFGEIRNQKMFLNDIGKMVEFEWLKSFELRPDMNLYMGEYQVMPNHFHGIVGIGENRYNTINGMNRDCRDAMHGVSTPIHKPTHAPTHNPNKFGPQSKNLGSIMRGFKSAVTVGARLINPDFGWQERFHDHIIRDKRSFIRISEYIKNNPKNWRDDRFW
- a CDS encoding ATP-binding cassette domain-containing protein, giving the protein MKIVNAHQNNLKNINLSIPENQLIVVTGLSGSGKSSLAMGVIANEGYRYFLESLPAYGQQNGQLIPTAEVDDIQYLPPVIKVEQSKRFQSINATFGTLSELTAIFRILFARYSANETMSKSLFSFNHPKGACEKCHGIGQAEYIDLDKLIGDENKTLREGAIVTTLPTGYIVYSQVTVEELNKVCKAHGFSVDIPWKELTDEQKDVILNGSDRIKVFYGKHDLESRLRWEGFKAKPREEHFYQGILSVMKDILKRDRNKNILKFVSSETCPDCMGARIKPEHLKYEWKGLNFQGWMEIPLHNLYAQLKNQDLSAGEKVLVDKICIQLHDLIRLGMGEYQLSTPSTDISSGDAQRIKLIKQVNSSLQGILYVFDEPSIGLSEEYQLYLRHILKRLISRGNTVMVVEHDLNFIQSADWVVELGPEAGVHGGEIVFNGKLQDFLNSNDISSPTLSELKAAKTKFIELPRTESEDKFQAKPKGLSVVSRKTPQFLKIINNFCEKEELNLLTVSDQPIGKTPRSNPSTYTGLADKIRDLLAKTPEAKSLKLAKGAFSFNNKSGRCESCEGAGVITLSMNVMGSINQICPVCNGKRFKPEVLRVHWNEKNIADIYNLSIEEAYEFFSEENQITSILSLMLQLGLGYIKLGQPSNTLSGGEAQRIKLTKHFAKPSKNTILLLEEPSIGLHQQNVKQLLAALHELKKQTAGIICFENHPLFQSDCDTLVDNAQKAEPVDFKELADQKTDQISIRGARTHHLKDLDIDFPKNQLSVVTGISGSGKSSLVIDTLHGYGLQEMTKQFSAYQQSRVGVNFQFEVEHIAGLTPTICITRKERSYSERSDIAKQTGIDKILRFAFSRKAQYEGEELSASHFSNNHELGKCAVCDGYGEELLPDLGKIVLDEEKSIAIGLFEHNKALAYYGQAGSQYMAILKEVGLENGFSLETAFKELSNQQKNIIFHGAGDKDWKANWNYKTKTNQGTQAVSMKWEGLFHYLKSEYYKTRKNKNIAHLTALFAPAECSHCEGSGLKPERLTFQIASKSIHQIKSMDFKSLEKWLSADGTLDEVDQKLIEKIEPHLINTIKRAKQLHIDHLQLNRKSATLSGGENQRVALIKQLNSPLKGITYLLDEPSAGLSNDNIPDLIQILKHLIKKGNTVIVIEHNKEIILAADQLVQLGPKAGKLGGYINYQGSPQDFLKEPDCHPFLKTKSIPIKLSDGKEYIAIRKLSKHTLVKDELNVPVEGITAISGKSGIGKTTLVKDILMPSIQQGKPVNCESIEFPKKYKEVHYFESKKLRTYAATLLVDYLDLLKDVTKVFAKETGLKAQDFSYKSKSSQCPNCKGKGYVETSLDVAANSIEKCEVCKGQRYQNQILEHSVRSASIADVLAMNLMELKDWLAEERPSSKSLQLINQLEKIGLAHLRLDQPVQSLSSGEKQRLLLLNWLQKPTKNTLYILDEPSTGLHYADIDLLYGILNKIVGKDGMHGGDAMHRVFTNDIIIIDHNPYLLEMIGVGVVLG